In Rhodanobacter denitrificans, a single window of DNA contains:
- a CDS encoding cyclic nucleotide-binding domain-containing protein, with protein MVPETNVFDLNQLRRSCSSCALGELCLPAGIGHDDLDRLDTTVRDKRMLDRGGVLYRDGDPFAALYVVRSGSLKTFVQDEAGDVQVLGFHLPGEIIGFDALALNRHVSQAEALERSSICELPYARLQQVISEVPALHRQLMRVISREVIEEHRHLVMMGRQQAQEQLAIFLKSLADRYQRLQRDGIALSLPMSRYDIANYLGLVVETVSRLFSRLEEMGVLEVNRKAVRILRPDLLADLCRNNTAATKRHDTG; from the coding sequence ATGGTTCCGGAAACCAACGTTTTCGACCTGAACCAGCTGCGCCGCAGTTGCTCCTCCTGCGCGTTGGGTGAGCTGTGCCTGCCGGCCGGCATCGGCCACGACGACCTGGATCGGCTGGACACCACAGTTCGCGACAAGCGGATGCTGGATCGCGGCGGCGTGCTGTACCGCGATGGCGACCCGTTCGCGGCGCTCTACGTGGTGCGTTCCGGCTCGCTCAAGACCTTCGTGCAGGACGAGGCCGGCGACGTGCAGGTGCTCGGTTTTCACCTGCCCGGCGAAATCATCGGTTTCGACGCATTGGCGCTGAACCGGCATGTCAGTCAGGCCGAGGCGCTCGAACGCAGCAGCATCTGCGAACTGCCCTATGCACGGCTGCAGCAGGTCATCAGCGAGGTGCCGGCACTGCACCGGCAGCTGATGCGGGTGATCAGCCGCGAGGTGATCGAGGAACACCGCCACCTGGTGATGATGGGCCGACAGCAGGCCCAGGAGCAGCTGGCGATCTTCCTGAAGAGCCTGGCCGACCGCTACCAGCGCCTGCAGCGCGATGGCATCGCGCTCTCCCTGCCGATGTCCCGCTACGACATCGCCAACTACCTCGGCCTGGTGGTCGAGACGGTCAGCCGGCTGTTTTCGCGGCTGGAGGAAATGGGCGTGCTCGAAGTCAATCGCAAGGCCGTGCGTATACTGCGCCCCGACCTGCTCGCCGACCTCTGCCGCAACAACACGGCGGCGACGAAACGACACGACACCGGCTGA
- a CDS encoding GNAT family N-acetyltransferase, which yields MSNIHHTEPTPTPAAPFGAIEGTHWIETLNDGSPVLVRPLRAEDRQRETEFIDRLSEQACRFRFLGNLKEASPALLDQLMNVDYHDRMAFVALAHDNGELRLVGVSRYGASGDDKQCECAVTVADDWRHRGLGVLLMRRLIEIARKNGFRRMFSIDATENEPMRELAGFLGFQRRIDPDDATQVIHSLDL from the coding sequence ATGTCGAATATCCACCACACCGAACCCACCCCCACCCCCGCCGCGCCGTTCGGCGCCATCGAGGGAACCCACTGGATCGAGACCCTGAACGATGGCAGCCCGGTGCTGGTACGCCCGCTGCGCGCGGAGGACCGCCAGCGCGAAACGGAGTTCATCGACCGCCTGTCCGAACAGGCCTGCCGCTTCCGCTTCCTCGGCAACCTGAAGGAAGCCAGCCCGGCCCTGCTCGACCAGTTGATGAACGTGGATTACCACGACCGCATGGCGTTCGTCGCGCTCGCCCACGACAACGGCGAGCTGCGCCTGGTCGGCGTCAGCCGCTACGGCGCCAGCGGCGACGACAAGCAGTGCGAATGCGCGGTGACCGTGGCCGACGACTGGCGCCACCGCGGCCTGGGCGTGCTGCTGATGCGGCGGCTGATCGAGATCGCGCGCAAGAACGGATTCCGCCGGATGTTCTCGATCGACGCCACCGAGAACGAACCGATGCGCGAACTGGCCGGTTTCCTGGGTTTCCAGCGCCGGATCGATCCGGATGACGCCACCCAGGTCATCCACTCCCTCGACCTCTGA
- a CDS encoding universal stress protein translates to MPRVTRPGDILALVTDTDPWSPAAVAGVAIAARWDGNLTGCYVDPALRKLTAGEAGSEPTVLGLLLEPRAELADEHAAFGSFARHAGVRNADWIVARSGITPTLRWLGARHDLAVIERDMVQASGLLDILGEAILDCRLPCLVLPPHWAGELRFERIVIGCNGSLEAIRAIHSALPFLKVAKQVTLVDGDVRDGDQGHPRFDPFVYLLRHGIMAKPSYVRASSAMAGEILLKEVGNIDADLLVMGAYGRSRMRERVFGGATRRVLEEATLPVLMQH, encoded by the coding sequence ATGCCGCGCGTGACGCGCCCGGGCGACATCCTCGCGCTGGTGACCGACACCGACCCGTGGAGCCCCGCCGCCGTTGCCGGTGTCGCCATCGCCGCACGCTGGGACGGCAACCTGACCGGCTGCTACGTCGACCCCGCCCTGCGCAAACTCACTGCCGGCGAAGCCGGCAGCGAGCCCACCGTACTCGGCCTGCTGCTCGAACCGCGGGCCGAGCTCGCCGACGAACACGCCGCCTTCGGCTCGTTCGCGCGCCATGCCGGCGTGCGCAACGCCGACTGGATCGTGGCCCGCTCCGGCATCACTCCGACCCTGCGCTGGCTCGGTGCGCGACACGACCTGGCGGTGATCGAACGCGACATGGTGCAGGCATCCGGCCTGCTCGACATCCTGGGCGAAGCGATCCTGGACTGCCGCCTGCCCTGCCTGGTACTGCCCCCGCACTGGGCCGGCGAGCTCCGCTTCGAGCGCATCGTGATCGGCTGCAACGGCAGCCTCGAGGCGATCCGCGCAATCCACTCCGCGCTGCCGTTCCTCAAGGTGGCAAAACAGGTCACCCTGGTCGACGGCGACGTGCGCGACGGCGACCAGGGACATCCGCGCTTCGACCCGTTCGTCTATCTGCTGCGCCATGGCATCATGGCCAAGCCCAGCTACGTCCGTGCCTCCTCCGCGATGGCCGGCGAGATCCTGCTGAAGGAAGTCGGCAACATCGACGCCGACCTGCTGGTGATGGGCGCCTACGGCCGCTCGCGCATGCGCGAGCGCGTGTTCGGCGGCGCCACCCGGCGCGTGCTGGAGGAAGCCACCCTCCCGGTGCTGATGCAGCACTAG
- a CDS encoding DUF2238 domain-containing protein: protein MNERPGKEGSRFPLLLLAVFLVAAVALGIAPRYRQDWLMENVLVLLVLPALVLGFRRLRFSNASYAALFAFLLLHEIGAHYTYSEVPWDQWFAALFGFSLDAALGLSRNHFDRAIHFAYGLLVTPAVVELVAARTSSPGAWRWIVPVSLMTASSTLYELFEWAAAVGFGGDLGVAYLGTQGDPWDAQQDMLLALLGSLAAVAVLAGVARRRRRRNAVTTPTPNGSAHR, encoded by the coding sequence ATGAACGAGCGACCCGGGAAGGAAGGATCTCGATTTCCGCTGCTGTTGCTGGCTGTTTTCCTGGTTGCCGCGGTGGCCCTGGGCATCGCGCCGCGCTATCGCCAGGACTGGCTGATGGAGAACGTGCTGGTGCTCCTGGTGCTGCCGGCGCTGGTGCTGGGGTTTCGCCGGCTGCGCTTTTCGAACGCCAGCTATGCGGCGCTGTTCGCGTTCCTGCTGCTGCACGAGATCGGCGCGCACTACACCTACTCGGAGGTGCCGTGGGACCAGTGGTTCGCCGCACTGTTCGGCTTCTCGCTGGATGCGGCACTGGGCCTGTCGCGCAACCACTTCGACCGTGCCATCCATTTCGCCTACGGCCTGCTGGTGACGCCAGCGGTGGTGGAGCTGGTGGCCGCGCGCACGTCCTCGCCCGGCGCCTGGCGCTGGATCGTGCCGGTCAGTCTGATGACTGCCAGCTCGACCCTGTACGAACTGTTCGAATGGGCCGCCGCCGTGGGGTTCGGCGGCGACCTCGGCGTGGCCTACCTCGGCACCCAGGGCGATCCGTGGGACGCGCAGCAGGATATGCTGCTCGCCCTGCTGGGCAGCCTTGCCGCGGTGGCGGTGCTGGCCGGCGTGGCCCGGCGTCGCCGTCGCCGCAACGCCGTCACCACGCCCACGCCGAATGGGTCAGCGCACCGCTAG
- a CDS encoding nitric-oxide reductase large subunit — protein sequence MSTTRKLWLGLAALLVASFAVLLWVGSVVHQQAPPLPAAVVTSDGQTLYTKADMEQGRQVWQSIGGQQLGSIWGHGALLAPDWSADWLHREATAMLELLSRDAGLGPYDSLDAPQQAALKARVQEELRTNTYDAASNTITVSALRAHAMEAVAAHYMSLFGNDPATHKLRVGYAMRENTVAEMEHRRAVTAFFWWTSWAAATQRPNEAMSYTQNWPYEPLVGNVPTSTSFLWSVFSILFMIFGIGLLGWHHARQASHEPLPPIPSRDPLTEMKATPSMKATGKYFWTVLALFLAQILLGATTAHYQVEGQQAYGFALANYLPYSLTRTWHTELAVLWIATAWLATGLYIAPLISGHEPKFQRLGVNFLWVCLLLIVVGSFAGQWFAVMDKMGLQYNFWFGHQGWEYTDLGRFWQIFLFIGLMLWLFLVGRALWPAMRGGREGASIVGLLFLSTVAIGLLYGAGLMWGEHTHIAMVEYWRWWVVHLWVEGFFEVFATAVISYLFVKLGLLRVGSATTNVLFATIVFMAGGVLGTLHHLYFSGTTTAVIALGASFSALEVVPLALIGLEAHDTWKKQHAAPWMARYRWPILFFVAVSFWNLVGAGLLGFLVNTPIALYYMQGLNLTASHGHTALFGVYGMLGLGLMLFCLRGIKPQAQWREGWLRGAFWCLNIGLSLMAALTLLPLGILQLKAVLEHGYWFARSAEFMDRPLIHMLVWMRVPGDTLFAVGALLIAVFVAALWLWPKRRTASAPLPQGVPERA from the coding sequence ATGAGTACCACCCGAAAACTCTGGCTGGGCCTGGCGGCCTTGCTGGTAGCGTCGTTCGCCGTGCTGCTGTGGGTCGGCAGCGTGGTCCACCAGCAGGCGCCACCGCTGCCCGCGGCGGTCGTCACCAGCGACGGCCAGACGCTGTACACCAAGGCCGACATGGAGCAAGGCCGCCAGGTGTGGCAGAGCATCGGCGGCCAGCAGCTGGGATCGATCTGGGGCCACGGCGCGCTGCTGGCGCCGGACTGGAGCGCCGACTGGCTGCATCGCGAAGCCACCGCCATGCTGGAACTGCTCTCGCGCGACGCAGGGCTGGGTCCGTACGACTCGCTCGATGCGCCACAACAGGCGGCCCTGAAAGCGCGGGTGCAGGAAGAACTGCGCACCAACACCTACGACGCAGCCAGCAACACCATCACCGTCTCGGCGCTGCGCGCGCACGCGATGGAAGCCGTCGCGGCGCATTACATGAGCCTGTTCGGCAACGACCCGGCCACGCACAAGCTGCGGGTAGGCTATGCCATGCGCGAGAACACCGTGGCCGAGATGGAGCATCGGCGCGCGGTCACCGCGTTCTTCTGGTGGACCAGCTGGGCCGCCGCCACGCAGCGACCGAACGAGGCGATGAGCTACACCCAGAACTGGCCATACGAACCGCTGGTCGGCAACGTGCCGACCTCGACCAGTTTCCTGTGGTCGGTCTTCAGCATCCTGTTCATGATCTTCGGCATCGGCCTGCTCGGTTGGCATCACGCGCGCCAGGCAAGCCATGAACCCCTGCCGCCGATCCCCTCGCGCGACCCGTTGACCGAAATGAAGGCGACGCCTTCGATGAAGGCTACCGGCAAGTATTTCTGGACCGTGCTGGCGCTGTTCCTGGCGCAGATCCTGCTGGGCGCCACCACCGCGCATTACCAGGTGGAAGGCCAGCAGGCCTACGGCTTCGCGCTGGCCAACTACCTGCCGTACAGCCTCACCCGCACCTGGCACACCGAGCTGGCCGTGCTGTGGATCGCCACCGCGTGGCTGGCGACCGGCCTGTACATCGCGCCGCTGATCTCCGGCCACGAGCCGAAGTTCCAGCGGCTCGGGGTGAATTTCCTGTGGGTCTGCCTGCTGCTGATCGTGGTCGGCTCGTTCGCCGGCCAGTGGTTTGCGGTGATGGACAAGATGGGCCTGCAATACAACTTCTGGTTCGGCCACCAGGGCTGGGAATACACCGACCTCGGCCGCTTCTGGCAGATCTTCCTGTTCATCGGGCTGATGCTGTGGCTGTTCCTGGTCGGCCGCGCGCTGTGGCCGGCGATGCGCGGCGGCAGGGAAGGCGCCTCGATCGTGGGCCTGCTGTTCCTCTCCACCGTGGCGATCGGCCTGCTCTACGGCGCCGGCCTGATGTGGGGCGAGCACACCCACATCGCGATGGTCGAGTACTGGCGCTGGTGGGTGGTGCACCTGTGGGTGGAAGGCTTCTTCGAGGTGTTCGCCACCGCGGTGATCAGCTACCTGTTCGTCAAGCTGGGCCTGCTGCGCGTGGGCAGCGCCACCACCAACGTGCTGTTCGCCACCATCGTGTTCATGGCCGGTGGCGTGCTCGGCACGCTGCACCACCTGTACTTCAGCGGCACCACCACGGCGGTGATCGCGCTCGGCGCCAGCTTCTCGGCGCTGGAAGTGGTGCCGCTGGCGCTGATCGGGCTGGAAGCCCACGACACCTGGAAGAAGCAGCACGCCGCGCCGTGGATGGCGCGCTACCGCTGGCCGATCCTGTTCTTCGTGGCGGTGAGCTTCTGGAACCTGGTCGGCGCGGGCCTGCTCGGCTTCCTGGTCAACACGCCGATCGCGCTGTACTACATGCAGGGCCTGAACCTCACCGCCAGCCACGGCCATACCGCGCTGTTCGGCGTGTACGGCATGCTCGGCCTGGGCCTGATGCTGTTCTGCCTGCGCGGCATCAAGCCGCAGGCGCAGTGGCGCGAAGGCTGGCTGCGCGGCGCGTTCTGGTGCCTCAACATCGGCCTGTCGCTGATGGCCGCGCTGACCCTGCTGCCGCTGGGCATCCTGCAGCTGAAGGCGGTGCTGGAACACGGCTACTGGTTCGCCCGCTCGGCCGAGTTCATGGATCGCCCGCTGATCCACATGCTGGTGTGGATGCGCGTGCCGGGCGACACCCTGTTCGCCGTCGGCGCCCTGCTGATCGCGGTGTTCGTCGCCGCCCTGTGGCTGTGGCCGAAGCGCCGGACCGCCAGCGCGCCCCTGCCGCAGGGCGTTCCCGAGCGCGCGTGA
- a CDS encoding SirB2 family protein — translation MFEFYPQIKWVHIACVLASGTLFALRGLLVQAGHAGAAQWEPVRWLSYAIDTTLLTAALMLVSILPGAMFANGWLTTKLVLLVAYVVLAMLALKRARTPRARRAFYVAALATYVYMLGVARMHHPLSWLHGWLA, via the coding sequence ATGTTCGAGTTCTATCCGCAGATCAAATGGGTGCACATCGCCTGCGTGCTGGCCAGCGGCACGCTGTTCGCGTTGCGCGGCCTGCTGGTGCAGGCCGGCCACGCCGGCGCCGCGCAGTGGGAGCCGGTGCGCTGGCTCAGCTACGCCATCGACACCACCCTGCTCACCGCCGCATTGATGCTGGTGAGCATCCTGCCCGGCGCGATGTTCGCCAACGGCTGGCTGACCACCAAGCTGGTGCTGCTGGTGGCCTATGTGGTGCTCGCCATGCTCGCCCTGAAACGGGCACGCACGCCGCGCGCGCGGCGGGCCTTCTACGTGGCGGCACTGGCCACCTACGTCTACATGCTGGGCGTGGCCCGCATGCATCATCCGCTGAGCTGGCTGCACGGATGGCTGGCATGA
- a CDS encoding pyridoxal phosphate-dependent decarboxylase family protein yields MSAAQPFDHVEPRDHTLDACFLGPYGENDTLLEKLLVEFLRDHVYWRRNFHPEDPPAIGTGAAHHPDYLAFESRMRRELHQLSAALKKSVPFHSPRYIGHMASDLLLPGLAAQMLTLPYNPNNVSEDAAPVTVDLEVQAGLQLARMLGYPHDPAQEACAFGHLTSGGTLANYQALRLALALKAFPVALRAAGAPELALPADDWSAFNLSTADGIALLETWQHWLAAQTPAQRAHWLHRVENERIEQLGLVGFFAAHPSLRVPLVLAPVTAHYSWSKGLKLLGLGRDQLELLPTDGMRLNPAALADTLERCARERQPVLMCVAVLGGTEYGTIDPIDAVLAARQASRGRGLDFAVHVDAAWGGYLATLFRNEDGSLRTREEVAADYVQFPTPAVHAAFAALGETDSVTVDPHKLGYLPYGSGAFICRDHRAMTLLAERADYVFHAATPAGYLARYRSLGQFIPEGSKSGAAAAAVYVTHRVLPLDHAHFGALPRATVRAAETFHARAQRFALELADDVHALVPFAPDSNLVCLALNPCGNTSVAAANAFVRELHDTLRCDPHQPLQTKEFFGSVTSLRPDMLGPVQTSRIFAALGLDTASLGPDEDRLLILRHTLMNPYLIDHENGISYIDRYFDFLGRRMRMLRGGATSQT; encoded by the coding sequence ATGAGCGCGGCACAACCGTTCGACCACGTCGAGCCGCGCGACCACACGCTGGACGCCTGCTTCCTCGGCCCCTACGGCGAGAACGACACGCTGCTGGAAAAGCTGCTGGTGGAGTTCCTGCGCGATCACGTCTACTGGCGGCGCAACTTCCACCCGGAGGACCCGCCGGCGATCGGCACCGGCGCCGCGCACCACCCGGACTACCTCGCCTTCGAATCGCGCATGCGCCGCGAGCTGCACCAGCTCTCCGCCGCGCTGAAGAAGTCGGTGCCGTTCCACAGCCCGCGCTACATCGGCCATATGGCTTCCGACCTGCTGCTGCCGGGACTGGCCGCGCAGATGCTCACGCTGCCGTACAACCCCAACAACGTCAGCGAGGACGCCGCCCCGGTCACCGTCGACCTGGAAGTGCAGGCGGGCCTGCAACTGGCGCGCATGCTCGGCTATCCGCACGACCCGGCGCAGGAGGCCTGCGCGTTCGGCCACCTCACCTCCGGCGGCACCCTGGCCAACTACCAGGCGCTGCGCCTGGCATTGGCACTGAAAGCGTTCCCGGTGGCGCTGCGCGCCGCCGGCGCGCCGGAGCTGGCGCTGCCGGCGGACGACTGGAGCGCCTTCAATCTTTCCACGGCCGACGGCATCGCGTTGCTGGAGACCTGGCAGCACTGGCTGGCCGCGCAGACACCGGCGCAACGCGCGCACTGGCTGCACCGGGTCGAGAACGAGCGCATCGAACAACTCGGTCTGGTCGGCTTCTTCGCCGCGCATCCGTCATTGCGCGTGCCGCTGGTGCTGGCGCCGGTCACCGCGCACTACTCGTGGAGCAAGGGCCTGAAGCTGCTCGGCCTCGGCCGCGACCAGTTGGAACTGCTGCCCACCGACGGTATGCGGCTGAATCCGGCCGCGCTGGCCGACACGCTGGAACGCTGCGCGCGCGAACGCCAACCGGTGCTGATGTGCGTGGCCGTGCTCGGCGGCACCGAGTACGGCACGATCGACCCGATCGACGCCGTGCTCGCCGCGCGGCAGGCCTCGCGCGGGCGCGGCCTGGATTTCGCCGTGCACGTCGACGCCGCCTGGGGCGGCTACCTGGCCACATTATTCCGCAACGAAGACGGCTCGCTGCGCACGCGCGAGGAGGTGGCCGCCGACTACGTGCAGTTCCCCACGCCGGCAGTGCATGCAGCGTTCGCTGCGCTGGGCGAGACCGACTCGGTCACGGTCGACCCGCACAAGCTCGGCTACCTGCCCTACGGCAGCGGCGCCTTCATCTGCCGCGACCACCGCGCGATGACGCTGCTGGCCGAGCGCGCCGACTACGTGTTCCACGCCGCCACGCCCGCCGGATATCTGGCGCGCTACCGCAGCCTGGGCCAGTTCATCCCGGAAGGCTCGAAATCCGGCGCGGCCGCCGCCGCGGTGTACGTGACGCACCGGGTGCTGCCGCTGGACCACGCCCACTTCGGCGCCCTGCCGCGCGCCACCGTGCGCGCGGCGGAGACCTTCCACGCGCGCGCGCAGCGCTTCGCGCTGGAGCTGGCCGACGACGTCCACGCGCTGGTGCCGTTCGCGCCGGACAGCAACCTGGTCTGCCTCGCGCTCAACCCCTGCGGCAACACCTCGGTGGCCGCGGCGAACGCCTTCGTGCGCGAGCTGCACGACACCCTTCGCTGCGACCCGCACCAGCCGCTGCAGACGAAGGAATTCTTCGGCTCGGTGACCAGCCTGCGCCCGGACATGCTGGGTCCGGTGCAGACCTCGCGCATCTTCGCCGCGCTGGGCCTGGATACGGCCAGCCTCGGCCCGGACGAGGACCGGCTGCTGATCCTGCGCCACACGCTGATGAACCCGTACCTGATCGATCACGAAAACGGCATCAGCTACATCGACCGCTATTTCGACTTCCTCGGCCGTCGCATGCGCATGCTGCGCGGCGGCGCCACCAGCCAGACATGA
- a CDS encoding PLP-dependent cysteine synthase family protein gives MDSVLRLVSLQHETDRRWVHDALAKLAQEAARSADTHLLKLNFPGFHGIDFYFKDEAAHPSGSLKHRLARSLFLYALCNGRLRGGQGVVDASSGSTAISEAWFARLLGLPFTAVMPACTAPGKIHDVRALGGECDLVDDPAQVHARAAEHAARGACHLDQFGLAERATDWRGNNNIAESIIGQLALEAEPEPAWIVCGAGTGGTSATIGRYLRYRRLHTQLCVAEPAGSAYVHGWRNRDAQALASQPTLIEGIGRPRVEPGFIFEVVDRVSEVPDAASIAGAWLLEELFGHRYGGSSGTNLVACLQLAASMRARGERGSIVSLLCDRGERYAQTLFDPSWLAAHRIDLAPWTTALRASLASGRPPLTA, from the coding sequence ATGGACAGCGTCCTGCGCCTGGTCAGCCTGCAACACGAGACGGACCGCCGCTGGGTGCACGACGCCCTGGCGAAACTGGCGCAGGAAGCGGCACGCTCGGCCGACACCCACCTGCTGAAGCTGAACTTCCCCGGCTTCCACGGCATCGACTTCTACTTCAAGGACGAGGCCGCGCACCCCAGCGGCAGCCTGAAACATCGCCTCGCCCGCTCGCTGTTCCTGTACGCGCTGTGCAACGGCCGGCTGCGCGGCGGCCAGGGCGTGGTGGACGCCTCTTCCGGCAGCACGGCGATCTCCGAAGCGTGGTTCGCACGCCTGCTCGGCCTGCCCTTCACGGCCGTGATGCCGGCCTGCACCGCACCGGGCAAGATCCACGACGTGCGGGCGCTGGGCGGCGAGTGCGACCTGGTCGACGACCCCGCCCAGGTGCACGCCCGCGCCGCCGAGCACGCCGCGCGCGGCGCCTGCCACCTGGACCAGTTCGGCCTGGCCGAACGCGCCACCGACTGGCGCGGCAACAACAACATCGCCGAGTCGATCATCGGCCAGCTCGCGCTGGAGGCCGAACCGGAACCCGCGTGGATCGTCTGCGGCGCCGGCACCGGCGGCACCTCGGCCACCATCGGCCGCTACCTGCGCTACCGCCGGCTGCACACGCAGCTGTGCGTGGCCGAGCCGGCCGGCAGCGCCTATGTGCACGGCTGGCGCAACCGCGACGCGCAGGCGCTGGCCAGCCAGCCAACCCTGATCGAAGGCATCGGCCGGCCGCGGGTGGAACCGGGCTTCATCTTCGAGGTGGTCGACCGGGTAAGCGAAGTGCCCGACGCCGCCTCGATCGCCGGCGCCTGGCTGCTGGAGGAGCTGTTCGGCCACCGCTACGGCGGCTCGTCCGGTACCAACCTGGTCGCCTGCCTGCAGCTGGCCGCCTCGATGCGTGCCCGCGGCGAGCGCGGCAGCATCGTCAGCCTGCTGTGCGACCGCGGCGAGCGCTATGCGCAGACGCTGTTCGATCCGTCGTGGCTGGCCGCCCACCGCATCGACCTCGCGCCGTGGACGACCGCGCTGCGCGCCAGCCTGGCCAGCGGCCGCCCGCCGCTCACCGCATGA
- a CDS encoding prephenate dehydrogenase/arogenate dehydrogenase family protein — translation MSAAGPREPAPPAATVAVLGYGRFGQAFAGLLQQAGHRVRAWDPRAQIPAALAATSMPTAIDGAAWIVLAMPVPQLRESLIALRPLLHAGQTVLDVGSVKMHPCATMDELLGAAIPHVGTHPLFGPLSLARDERPRRTVICPAADHPEVAERARELFAGLGCEVIEQNPEAHDRAMAMTHALAFFVAKGLLDIGVNDGLPLAPPSFQGMQHMLAAVRGDAGHLFAAIQRENPFAAEARARLLAELERVHRQLLADADGDSLAIPAPPA, via the coding sequence ATGAGCGCGGCCGGACCGCGCGAACCGGCGCCACCCGCTGCGACGGTTGCCGTGCTCGGCTACGGCCGCTTCGGCCAGGCCTTCGCCGGGCTGCTGCAGCAGGCGGGGCATCGCGTGCGTGCATGGGATCCGCGCGCGCAGATCCCCGCTGCGCTGGCTGCCACGTCGATGCCGACGGCGATCGACGGCGCAGCATGGATCGTGCTGGCGATGCCGGTGCCGCAGCTACGAGAGTCGCTGATCGCGCTGCGCCCGCTGCTGCATGCCGGACAGACCGTGCTCGACGTGGGCAGCGTGAAGATGCACCCCTGCGCGACGATGGACGAGCTGCTCGGCGCGGCCATTCCGCACGTCGGCACGCACCCGCTGTTCGGCCCGCTCAGCCTGGCCCGCGACGAGCGTCCGCGGCGCACGGTGATCTGCCCAGCCGCGGATCACCCAGAGGTCGCCGAGCGCGCCCGCGAGCTGTTCGCCGGACTCGGCTGCGAAGTCATCGAGCAGAACCCGGAAGCGCACGACCGTGCCATGGCGATGACCCATGCGCTGGCGTTCTTCGTCGCCAAGGGCCTGCTCGACATCGGCGTGAACGACGGCCTGCCGCTGGCGCCGCCTTCGTTCCAGGGCATGCAGCACATGCTGGCAGCGGTGCGCGGCGACGCCGGCCACCTGTTCGCCGCGATCCAGCGCGAGAACCCGTTCGCCGCCGAGGCGCGTGCGCGGCTGCTGGCCGAACTCGAACGGGTGCACCGGCAACTGCTGGCCGACGCGGACGGCGACAGCCTGGCCATCCCCGCGCCGCCCGCGTGA
- the modA gene encoding molybdate ABC transporter substrate-binding protein, with amino-acid sequence MLVRRAVPVLLAIASLAAWPAGRASASTPPVARARVAVAANFSEVAHLLAAQYTRRSGNRIDISVASTGKLYAQIRHGAPFDVLLAADDSTPQRLVDEGLAVRSSLYDYARGRLVLWSRDAALVADGEQVLRRHDFRKFAIANPALAPYGAAARQVLQHVGRWDTLQPRLVLGENVGQATQFVLSGNAEAGLLPRSLVLEAQRQVGGSAWLVPADWHRPIVQSAVLLDHGRDNPAAIGFLEYLRDDTARRTIAAHGYD; translated from the coding sequence ATGCTGGTTCGTCGCGCCGTGCCGGTGCTGCTGGCCATCGCCAGTCTGGCCGCCTGGCCAGCAGGCCGGGCCAGCGCGAGCACGCCACCGGTGGCGCGGGCGCGGGTCGCCGTTGCCGCCAATTTCAGCGAGGTGGCCCACCTGCTGGCGGCACAATACACACGCCGCAGCGGCAACCGCATCGACATCAGCGTGGCCTCGACCGGCAAACTGTATGCGCAGATCCGCCATGGCGCGCCGTTCGACGTGCTGCTGGCGGCGGACGACAGCACGCCGCAGCGCCTGGTCGACGAAGGGCTGGCGGTGCGCTCGTCGCTGTACGACTACGCGCGCGGCCGGCTGGTGTTGTGGAGCCGCGATGCCGCGCTGGTCGCCGACGGCGAGCAGGTGCTGCGCCGGCACGACTTCCGCAAGTTCGCGATCGCCAACCCCGCGCTGGCACCCTACGGCGCCGCCGCACGCCAGGTGCTGCAGCACGTCGGCCGCTGGGACACGCTGCAGCCGCGGCTGGTGCTCGGCGAAAACGTGGGCCAGGCCACCCAGTTTGTGTTGAGCGGCAATGCCGAGGCCGGGCTGTTGCCGCGCTCGCTGGTGCTGGAGGCGCAGCGCCAGGTCGGCGGTTCGGCCTGGCTGGTTCCCGCCGACTGGCACCGGCCGATCGTCCAGAGTGCGGTCCTGCTCGACCACGGCCGCGACAACCCGGCGGCGATTGGCTTCCTGGAATATCTGCGCGACGATACCGCCCGACGCACCATCGCGGCCCACGGTTATGACTGA